A single genomic interval of Bacillus sp. es.036 harbors:
- a CDS encoding gamma-glutamylcyclotransferase family protein has product MYLVFCYGTLRSGESNHAVIKGATLIESFSWTNGQLYDTRDGYPALIKNEDANVYGEVYEVDDQLLEKINLLQGYQEGRDHNLYEQVMQMIESDRGSYEAITYIMRKPEKRFIEIPGGDWATYRNSKK; this is encoded by the coding sequence ATGTATCTCGTCTTTTGCTATGGAACCTTACGATCTGGCGAAAGCAATCATGCGGTTATAAAAGGGGCGACTTTAATAGAAAGTTTCAGTTGGACAAATGGACAACTGTATGACACAAGGGATGGTTATCCTGCTTTGATAAAGAACGAGGACGCTAACGTATATGGAGAAGTCTATGAAGTGGATGATCAGTTACTAGAGAAAATCAATCTACTTCAAGGTTATCAGGAAGGGCGAGATCACAATTTGTATGAGCAGGTGATGCAGATGATTGAAAGTGATCGCGGAAGTTATGAGGCGATTACGTATATCATGAGGAAGCCTGAGAAGCGATTTATAGAAATTCCAGGTGGGGACTGGGCAACGTATCGCAATAGTAAAAAGTGA
- a CDS encoding DUF368 domain-containing protein: protein MFVWRNIYRGLLMGVSDLIPGVSGGTIAMVLGIYRRLISGINGLMSKNWKKELGFFIPLLLGVGLALLLVSQLMEKLLEHYPQPTFFFFIGLIIGVVPFLLRKVDYKKNFEPFHYGLLIVAAILIASTLFLKGDGSGEIMKSLDMADYIILFFSGWLASTAMILPGVSGSFVLLLLGSYQTVINGLSTFNIPLLLTVGAGIIIGLSLTGKVIAHLLSKYTVSTYAVMIGLVIGSVVVLYPGFQSDVGLAIASIATLLLGLGAAIALGKIEHKEA, encoded by the coding sequence ATGTTTGTGTGGCGAAATATTTATCGAGGTTTATTAATGGGTGTTAGTGACCTGATCCCTGGTGTTAGTGGTGGAACGATCGCGATGGTGCTTGGCATTTATCGTAGATTAATTAGTGGGATCAATGGGTTAATGAGTAAGAATTGGAAAAAAGAACTTGGCTTTTTTATTCCCCTTTTACTTGGAGTAGGACTTGCGTTACTGCTCGTAAGCCAGCTTATGGAAAAGCTTCTTGAACATTATCCTCAGCCAACGTTCTTTTTCTTTATTGGTCTAATCATAGGGGTAGTGCCTTTTCTATTAAGAAAAGTGGATTACAAGAAAAATTTTGAGCCTTTCCATTATGGTTTGTTAATTGTGGCGGCAATTCTAATTGCTTCCACGCTGTTTCTAAAAGGCGATGGATCAGGAGAGATAATGAAATCATTAGACATGGCCGATTATATCATTCTGTTTTTCTCAGGATGGTTAGCTAGTACAGCAATGATTCTCCCTGGAGTAAGCGGCTCTTTTGTTCTTTTATTATTAGGATCGTATCAAACCGTTATAAACGGTCTTTCTACGTTCAATATTCCTCTTCTGTTAACAGTAGGCGCTGGAATCATTATTGGATTAAGCTTAACGGGGAAGGTAATTGCTCATTTACTCTCCAAATATACCGTCTCTACTTATGCGGTTATGATTGGATTAGTCATCGGATCCGTTGTCGTCTTATACCCAGGGTTTCAGTCTGATGTAGGACTTGCCATTGCAAGTATAGCAACGTTACTCCTTGGATTAGGGGCAGCTATTGCTCTTGGGAAAATTGAGCATAAAGAAGCATAG
- a CDS encoding FMN-dependent NADH-azoreductase translates to MAKVLYITVNPKPVKESFSLSIGEVFLEAYQEKHPNDEVLKLDLYNIDLPYIDTDVFNGWGKLQKGNGFDHLSGDEQLKVSKINDLTDQFIAADKYVFVTPFWNFSFPPKLKAYIDTVAIAGKTFKYTDEGPVGLLTDKKALHIQARGGIYSEGPAKEMEFGDRYLHAVLGFLGIPSVESVIAEGMAQMPEKAEEIKQKAMDEAKHAAEHF, encoded by the coding sequence GTGGCCAAAGTACTCTATATTACCGTAAACCCCAAACCAGTAAAAGAATCCTTCAGTTTAAGTATAGGGGAAGTATTCCTTGAAGCCTACCAGGAAAAACATCCGAATGATGAGGTTCTCAAGCTAGATCTCTATAACATTGATCTCCCTTACATTGATACGGACGTATTTAACGGTTGGGGGAAGCTCCAGAAAGGAAATGGTTTCGATCACCTATCGGGCGACGAGCAGTTAAAAGTGAGTAAAATTAACGACCTTACGGATCAATTTATCGCAGCAGATAAATATGTCTTTGTGACACCATTCTGGAATTTTAGCTTTCCGCCTAAATTAAAAGCCTATATTGATACCGTAGCCATTGCTGGAAAGACATTCAAGTATACGGATGAAGGCCCAGTCGGCTTATTAACGGACAAGAAAGCCCTGCACATTCAGGCTCGTGGCGGCATTTATTCAGAAGGTCCAGCAAAAGAGATGGAATTTGGAGATCGGTATTTACATGCCGTCCTTGGATTCCTTGGCATTCCGTCTGTTGAATCCGTGATTGCAGAAGGTATGGCGCAAATGCCTGAGAAAGCGGAAGAAATTAAGCAAAAAGCAATGGATGAAGCAAAACATGCTGCTGAACATTTTTAA
- a CDS encoding GNAT family N-acetyltransferase, protein MYIRQISPDDAAAFVELLREVEQDASFMLFESGERKTTVEEQRERIERMERDRHSRILVAERSGELIGYLIAIGGQAKRNNHSVYLVIGIRKEDQGQGVGSALFTELEKWANDHRIHRLELNVVTRNEAGLALYRKAGFEVEGLKRHSLVIDDEFVDEYYMSKLLAHN, encoded by the coding sequence ATGTACATTAGACAAATAAGTCCTGATGATGCGGCAGCGTTTGTAGAGCTGTTGCGAGAAGTTGAACAGGATGCGTCGTTTATGCTTTTTGAAAGTGGCGAAAGAAAGACGACGGTCGAGGAACAGCGAGAGCGCATTGAAAGAATGGAGCGAGACCGTCATTCGAGAATTTTGGTAGCGGAACGTTCTGGTGAATTAATTGGTTACTTAATTGCGATTGGTGGACAGGCGAAGCGAAACAATCATTCAGTTTACCTCGTAATTGGAATCCGAAAAGAGGATCAGGGGCAGGGCGTTGGTTCCGCTTTATTTACTGAGCTAGAAAAATGGGCCAATGATCATCGCATTCATCGTCTCGAGCTCAATGTGGTGACGCGAAATGAAGCCGGCTTAGCTCTTTATCGAAAAGCTGGATTTGAAGTAGAGGGATTGAAGCGTCATTCATTGGTCATTGATGATGAGTTTGTTGATGAATATTATATGTCAAAGCTATTAGCTCATAATTAA
- a CDS encoding thiol-disulfide oxidoreductase DCC family protein, with translation MKHLVFYDAECPFCFYVKKSLRKLDWFNKIEWIPVQEIEKHPEDYPYMQFRHKRMYDEIHMLTTSGNLHAGFYTVRRLLMALPVTVPLSLFLYLPFVDKLGSPLYIWFSKNRYDWFGRYSEPRFE, from the coding sequence ATGAAACATCTTGTATTTTATGATGCTGAATGCCCATTTTGTTTTTATGTAAAGAAATCACTTCGCAAACTTGACTGGTTTAACAAAATTGAATGGATACCGGTTCAGGAAATTGAAAAACATCCTGAAGACTATCCGTATATGCAGTTTCGTCACAAACGCATGTATGATGAAATTCATATGCTCACAACTTCCGGCAACCTTCACGCTGGCTTTTATACTGTGAGACGATTGTTAATGGCCCTTCCTGTAACCGTGCCACTCTCACTATTTCTATACTTGCCTTTCGTTGATAAGCTAGGTTCACCACTCTATATTTGGTTTTCAAAAAATCGCTATGACTGGTTTGGTCGTTATTCAGAGCCTCGTTTTGAATAA
- the fabG gene encoding 3-oxoacyl-ACP reductase FabG, with amino-acid sequence MVKRLEGRVAYITGGSRGIGASIAETFASEGAKVYLADVNEEALSITGKDLEEKGYSVMTGTVDVTERDQVESSMKEAAEAYGSIDILINNAGVIRDNLLFKMTDEDWMTVMQVHLTGSFYASRAAQKYMVDQGYGRIISLSSTSALGNRGQTNYAAAKAGIQGLTKTLSIELGKYGITANAIAPGFIESDMTKATAERLGVEFDQFIEYNKKQIPVARTGRPEDIANAALFFADENSSFVSGQVLYVAGGPRT; translated from the coding sequence TTGGTGAAAAGACTTGAAGGTAGAGTGGCTTACATAACTGGTGGAAGTAGGGGGATTGGGGCAAGTATTGCAGAAACATTTGCAAGTGAAGGGGCAAAGGTTTACCTTGCCGATGTAAATGAAGAAGCGCTGTCCATAACGGGTAAGGATTTAGAAGAGAAAGGTTATTCAGTCATGACAGGCACTGTGGACGTTACGGAGCGGGACCAGGTAGAATCCAGCATGAAAGAAGCGGCTGAAGCTTATGGCTCAATTGATATTCTTATAAATAACGCTGGAGTTATTCGCGATAATTTATTATTTAAAATGACCGATGAAGACTGGATGACGGTCATGCAGGTGCACCTTACTGGAAGCTTCTATGCATCCAGGGCTGCCCAAAAATATATGGTCGATCAAGGATATGGGCGGATTATTAGTCTTTCCTCAACGTCGGCGCTCGGAAATCGTGGTCAAACAAATTATGCAGCCGCTAAGGCAGGTATTCAGGGGTTAACTAAAACGCTATCAATCGAGCTCGGTAAATATGGCATTACGGCTAATGCAATTGCACCAGGGTTTATTGAAAGTGATATGACAAAAGCAACGGCCGAGCGTCTCGGGGTTGAGTTTGACCAGTTTATTGAATACAACAAAAAGCAGATTCCGGTAGCTAGAACGGGAAGGCCTGAAGATATTGCGAATGCTGCCCTCTTTTTTGCAGATGAAAACTCGTCCTTTGTTAGTGGACAGGTTCTTTACGTAGCGGGTGGACCAAGAACATAA
- a CDS encoding DMT family transporter — protein MSDRNKGIILLLISSFGFAMMAAFVKLSGDVPTIQKTMFRNGVSAVISFGFVMYYKERLFGKKENQKFLLLRSALGTLGIIFYFYAIDNLVLSDADMLNKLSPFLLIIFSALFLKEKARRFQIVAIIIAFIGTLLIIKPQFSVETIPYISGLLSAIFAAGAYTVLRVLGQREKFYTVVFYFSFFSTVVLLPFVIMFYEPMETKQLIYLLLAGVFATLGQFGLTVAYKFAPAREISIFFYSTVVYSALISIILFGQIPDAWSIIGYIIIFSASFYMFLRNNHEAKKLKKRELQTSH, from the coding sequence ATGAGTGATCGAAATAAAGGAATTATCCTATTACTAATATCATCTTTTGGTTTTGCTATGATGGCTGCTTTTGTAAAGCTTTCAGGTGACGTACCAACGATTCAAAAAACGATGTTTCGAAATGGTGTCTCTGCCGTCATTTCATTTGGTTTTGTGATGTACTACAAAGAAAGGCTATTCGGTAAAAAAGAAAATCAGAAGTTCCTTTTACTTCGCTCCGCTCTTGGAACGCTAGGAATCATCTTCTATTTTTACGCGATCGATAATCTCGTTCTATCTGATGCCGACATGCTCAATAAGCTAAGTCCTTTCTTATTAATTATCTTCTCTGCTCTTTTCTTAAAAGAAAAAGCAAGACGTTTTCAGATCGTTGCCATCATCATTGCTTTCATCGGTACGCTATTAATTATCAAGCCGCAATTCTCGGTGGAAACGATCCCGTATATTTCTGGACTACTTTCTGCTATTTTCGCTGCAGGCGCCTATACAGTTCTAAGGGTGCTTGGACAGCGCGAAAAATTCTATACGGTAGTTTTCTATTTCTCATTCTTCTCAACCGTTGTTTTGTTACCCTTCGTGATTATGTTCTATGAACCAATGGAAACGAAGCAGCTGATCTATCTTTTACTAGCAGGCGTGTTCGCTACGCTTGGCCAATTTGGCCTTACCGTTGCCTATAAGTTTGCGCCAGCTCGCGAGATTTCGATTTTCTTCTACTCGACAGTCGTTTACTCTGCTTTAATCAGCATCATCCTATTCGGACAAATTCCCGATGCATGGAGTATTATTGGCTATATCATTATTTTCTCAGCCTCATTTTATATGTTTCTACGTAACAATCATGAGGCAAAAAAGCTTAAAAAGAGAGAACTGCAAACATCTCATTAA
- a CDS encoding GtrA family protein: MKQWRIGRGSKQVMSFSAIGVMNALVDIGALNLLMLFFPTDDRIQLIMYNTISYVLAIINSYFWNAKLTFPSKAIHDRKQVLLFLAQAVIALGISNLVFYGALLIFEWISLPRYIERNISKGLAMLLSSASSFFMMKHLVFPRTKPKQEKQ, from the coding sequence ATGAAGCAGTGGCGAATTGGAAGGGGTTCAAAACAGGTAATGAGCTTTAGTGCAATTGGTGTAATGAATGCACTTGTTGACATTGGGGCTTTAAACCTGCTCATGCTGTTCTTTCCTACAGATGATCGAATCCAACTTATTATGTATAACACAATTTCATATGTGCTTGCGATCATCAACAGCTATTTTTGGAATGCGAAGCTGACGTTTCCCTCCAAAGCAATTCATGATCGAAAACAAGTGCTTCTGTTTCTCGCCCAGGCTGTGATTGCTCTTGGGATTAGTAACCTCGTCTTTTATGGGGCGCTTCTCATTTTTGAATGGATTTCACTTCCTCGCTACATTGAACGCAACATTTCAAAGGGACTCGCTATGCTGCTCTCTTCTGCTTCAAGCTTCTTTATGATGAAACATCTCGTGTTTCCGCGTACGAAGCCAAAGCAGGAGAAGCAATGA
- a CDS encoding DNA-3-methyladenine glycosylase I encodes MVNRCAWVSEEEIYKAYHDQEWGVPVRDDQKLFEMLILEGAQAGLSWITILKRRENYREAFDHFNVQKVAAYGEDKIQELLMNEGIIRNKLKVRGTVKNAKAFLRIQEEFGSFSTYIWAFTENTPILNQWKSIEEVPAETELSKKISKDLKKRGFTFVGPVILYSFMQAVGMVNDHTIDCFRHPTRQKAEHVVD; translated from the coding sequence ATGGTAAACCGGTGCGCATGGGTTAGTGAAGAAGAGATTTACAAAGCGTATCATGATCAGGAATGGGGTGTGCCTGTTCGTGATGATCAGAAACTGTTTGAAATGTTAATTCTTGAAGGTGCGCAGGCAGGATTAAGTTGGATTACGATTTTGAAAAGAAGAGAGAATTATCGCGAAGCATTTGATCATTTTAATGTTCAAAAAGTAGCGGCTTATGGTGAGGATAAAATCCAAGAACTGCTCATGAATGAAGGGATCATACGTAACAAACTGAAAGTGCGTGGAACGGTAAAGAATGCGAAAGCGTTTCTCAGAATACAAGAGGAGTTTGGTAGCTTTTCAACGTACATATGGGCGTTTACAGAAAACACTCCAATCCTTAATCAGTGGAAAAGCATCGAAGAGGTACCTGCAGAAACCGAACTTAGTAAGAAAATCAGTAAAGACTTAAAAAAACGTGGTTTTACGTTTGTAGGTCCCGTTATTCTGTATAGTTTCATGCAAGCGGTTGGGATGGTGAATGATCATACGATAGACTGCTTCAGGCATCCCACGAGGCAAAAGGCTGAACACGTTGTTGATTAA
- a CDS encoding SGNH/GDSL hydrolase family protein gives MKQKWLFVGDSITDSGRNQDSEGIGNGYVRMIRDGMIKKYDVEIINKGVSGDRITDLEERWNQDVLELQPDVVSISIGINDVWRQLDHPEMDQVTPEDFKKIYDELVEKVNSLGAKCIFMEPTIIEERIDSIGNQKLFPYVKIVRQLAEKYDALLVPTHTAFLEELQKGKKTLTTDGVHMTEAGNQLMAKTWLDTCVDRLL, from the coding sequence ATGAAACAAAAGTGGTTATTCGTAGGAGATAGCATCACAGATTCAGGTAGAAACCAGGACTCAGAAGGAATTGGTAATGGGTATGTGAGAATGATTCGAGATGGGATGATAAAAAAATACGATGTTGAAATTATAAATAAAGGGGTGAGCGGTGATCGCATTACAGATCTTGAAGAAAGATGGAATCAAGATGTTCTCGAGCTTCAACCTGACGTTGTGTCGATTTCAATTGGCATCAATGATGTATGGAGACAGCTTGATCACCCTGAAATGGATCAGGTGACGCCAGAAGATTTTAAAAAAATTTATGATGAGTTAGTAGAGAAAGTTAACTCATTAGGAGCAAAATGTATTTTTATGGAGCCAACAATTATAGAAGAAAGAATTGATTCGATCGGCAATCAGAAGCTTTTCCCATATGTAAAGATTGTTCGTCAGTTAGCTGAAAAATACGATGCGCTATTGGTGCCAACTCATACTGCTTTTTTAGAAGAACTCCAAAAAGGGAAGAAGACATTAACGACAGATGGCGTGCATATGACTGAGGCGGGCAATCAGCTAATGGCGAAAACCTGGCTAGATACGTGTGTAGATAGGTTGCTTTAA
- a CDS encoding NUDIX hydrolase translates to MEEKWLTWAKQIQSIAQAGLTYTQDNYDYERYIELRQLSTEMMETYTDYDMKTIQQLFANETGYQTPKVDVRAVVFHERKLLFVKEKADGKWSLPGGWGDVGFTPGEVAVKEVQEESGYVVKARRLLAMLDHQKHPHPPSPYHIYKVMIECELIGGNAAESIETSDCGFFAQNELPPLSTGRITESQIEMLFSLHNDPALGPVFD, encoded by the coding sequence ATGGAGGAAAAATGGCTTACGTGGGCAAAACAAATTCAATCGATTGCTCAAGCAGGATTAACCTATACACAGGATAACTATGATTACGAACGCTATATTGAACTTCGACAGCTTAGTACTGAAATGATGGAAACTTATACCGACTACGATATGAAAACCATTCAGCAACTCTTCGCAAATGAAACGGGCTATCAGACGCCTAAAGTAGACGTGAGAGCCGTCGTTTTTCATGAAAGAAAACTGCTGTTTGTAAAGGAAAAAGCAGATGGCAAGTGGTCTCTTCCCGGCGGATGGGGTGACGTCGGATTCACACCAGGAGAAGTAGCGGTGAAAGAAGTTCAGGAAGAGTCAGGCTATGTAGTAAAAGCTAGACGGCTTCTTGCTATGCTGGATCACCAAAAACATCCCCACCCGCCATCGCCTTACCATATATATAAGGTGATGATTGAATGTGAGCTAATCGGTGGAAACGCAGCTGAAAGCATTGAAACTAGTGACTGCGGCTTTTTTGCTCAAAATGAACTTCCTCCTTTATCAACAGGGAGAATCACAGAATCACAAATCGAAATGCTTTTTTCGTTACATAACGATCCAGCGCTCGGTCCTGTTTTTGATTAA
- a CDS encoding pyruvate oxidase, with protein sequence MFDKNAGEILLNTLSEWGVDHVYGLPGDSINHFVENLRNAQDRMKFIQVRHEEVGALAAASYAKITGKIGVCLSIAGPGAVHLMNGLYDAKADGAPVLVIAGQVASDQLGMDQFQEINLERMFDDVSVFNRRVETAASLPDLTHQAIRTAVEKKGVAILTIPDDLAAEKVKQKVENTSLIRSKAVVHPHDSNLNEAVALLNEAKRPVILAGKGSKHAREELLGFAEKEGAPVILSLPGKGAIPDVHPYNLGQLGQIGTKPAYEAMEETDLLIMVGTSFPYRDYLPDKAKAIQIDIEPTQIGKRYPVTVGLIGDAKWTLSYLTQHTNYQEDRDFIEKCQDNMKNWWSHLEKIEGEQSTPIKPQQVMPQLQKVLDDDAVLSVDVGNVTVWASRHLRVTNQKFIISSWMATMGCGLPGAIAGKLAHPDRQAVAICGDGGFTMVMQDFLTAVKYKLPMIVVVLNNERLGMIKYEQQEIGNIDYETELKDFNFAAFAETAGGEGYRVEKYEELLPAFERAAKSTKPVIVDVVIEEQPPLPGKITYEQAASYSKYMLKKAFEEQEIDMPPLKKALKRIF encoded by the coding sequence ATGTTTGATAAAAATGCTGGTGAGATACTATTAAATACACTTTCTGAATGGGGAGTAGACCATGTGTATGGTTTGCCGGGAGATTCAATTAACCATTTTGTAGAGAATTTACGAAATGCTCAAGATCGTATGAAGTTCATTCAGGTGCGTCACGAAGAGGTAGGTGCACTTGCAGCAGCGTCGTATGCGAAAATAACCGGTAAAATTGGTGTCTGTCTTTCCATTGCAGGACCTGGAGCTGTTCATTTGATGAATGGTCTTTATGATGCAAAAGCTGACGGTGCTCCTGTGCTTGTGATTGCTGGACAGGTTGCAAGCGATCAGCTTGGAATGGATCAATTCCAGGAAATTAACCTTGAACGCATGTTTGATGATGTATCGGTGTTTAATAGACGGGTAGAAACAGCAGCATCACTACCTGACCTTACGCATCAAGCGATACGAACAGCAGTTGAGAAAAAAGGTGTCGCCATTCTTACAATCCCAGATGATCTTGCTGCAGAAAAGGTGAAACAAAAAGTAGAGAATACGTCTCTCATTCGTTCAAAAGCTGTCGTTCATCCTCATGACTCCAATTTAAATGAAGCTGTTGCTCTTTTAAATGAAGCAAAAAGACCGGTCATTTTAGCAGGGAAAGGTTCGAAGCATGCAAGAGAAGAACTGCTAGGTTTTGCCGAAAAAGAAGGGGCTCCTGTTATTTTAAGTTTGCCTGGTAAAGGTGCTATTCCTGATGTTCATCCTTATAACCTGGGGCAACTTGGCCAGATCGGTACGAAGCCTGCATATGAAGCGATGGAGGAAACCGATTTACTTATTATGGTTGGTACATCATTCCCTTACCGTGATTATCTACCAGATAAAGCGAAAGCCATTCAAATTGACATTGAACCAACTCAAATTGGGAAACGCTACCCTGTTACAGTCGGGTTAATTGGTGATGCGAAATGGACGTTATCCTATTTAACACAGCATACAAACTACCAGGAAGACCGTGATTTTATTGAGAAGTGCCAGGATAATATGAAAAATTGGTGGTCTCACCTTGAAAAGATTGAAGGCGAACAGTCTACACCGATTAAGCCACAACAAGTAATGCCTCAATTACAAAAAGTATTGGATGATGATGCGGTGCTTTCAGTAGATGTTGGGAACGTGACGGTTTGGGCATCAAGACATCTGCGTGTTACGAACCAGAAATTCATTATTTCCTCATGGATGGCAACGATGGGGTGCGGACTTCCAGGAGCAATTGCTGGTAAACTAGCTCACCCAGATCGTCAGGCCGTTGCGATTTGTGGAGATGGCGGATTTACGATGGTGATGCAAGATTTCTTAACCGCTGTAAAATACAAATTACCGATGATTGTCGTTGTTTTAAACAATGAGCGTCTAGGTATGATTAAATATGAGCAGCAGGAAATTGGTAATATCGATTATGAGACTGAATTAAAAGACTTTAACTTTGCCGCATTTGCCGAAACGGCTGGTGGTGAAGGGTATCGCGTTGAGAAGTATGAAGAATTATTACCTGCCTTTGAACGAGCTGCAAAATCGACAAAACCAGTTATTGTGGACGTGGTGATTGAAGAGCAGCCGCCACTTCCTGGTAAAATTACTTATGAACAAGCAGCAAGTTATTCAAAATACATGTTGAAAAAAGCATTCGAAGAACAGGAAATTGATATGCCGCCGTTGAAAAAGGCATTAAAGCGAATTTTTTAA
- a CDS encoding glycosyltransferase family 4 protein, translating to MKISIVTETFLPSTDGVVTRLRASIDYLIDQGHEIQVIAPDLGVRSYRNIRFDGVQPRTFFLYKHRKFGMPTRTIKTYLEEFDPDLVHVVNPAFMGYSGIKYGKKLGVPLIASYHTHVPKYADYYNMSWSEPLLWWHFRRMHNKADINLCTSQAILEELNDQNFYNMHLWKRGVDTERFNPELRDSDMRRRLSNDHPDKTLLLFVGRLAFEKEIDSLVPMLEQKPDAHLAIVGDGPYRSELEKNFAHLKNVTFTGFLHGEELARAYASADAFMFPSTTETLGLVILEAMASGLPVIAAESGPTNEQVEDGSTGLLYRSGTNGNLTEVINRLQESGLLKKMSKEAYEHSRDYGWRGPAQQLLDFYESAIEQKQEKQQQAIQ from the coding sequence ATGAAAATATCCATCGTAACCGAGACATTCCTACCTTCAACAGATGGTGTCGTGACGAGACTTCGTGCATCGATCGATTATTTAATTGATCAAGGACACGAAATCCAGGTCATCGCGCCAGATTTAGGAGTGCGTAGCTATCGGAATATTCGCTTTGATGGAGTTCAGCCTCGTACATTCTTTCTCTATAAACATCGGAAATTTGGCATGCCGACTCGTACGATTAAAACTTATCTAGAAGAGTTTGACCCTGATCTCGTTCACGTCGTTAACCCTGCTTTTATGGGATATTCAGGTATTAAGTATGGTAAGAAACTTGGCGTCCCCCTTATCGCCTCTTACCATACTCACGTGCCAAAATACGCCGATTACTACAATATGTCATGGTCGGAACCTCTCCTCTGGTGGCACTTCAGAAGAATGCACAATAAAGCGGATATTAACCTTTGTACATCACAAGCCATCTTAGAAGAGTTAAATGATCAAAATTTCTATAATATGCATTTATGGAAGCGTGGCGTAGATACCGAGCGATTCAATCCTGAACTGCGTGACAGCGACATGCGACGCCGCTTATCGAATGATCATCCAGATAAAACCCTTCTTCTTTTTGTCGGAAGATTAGCGTTCGAAAAAGAAATCGATTCACTTGTACCGATGCTTGAGCAAAAGCCAGATGCTCATCTTGCGATTGTTGGGGATGGTCCTTATCGCAGTGAACTTGAAAAGAATTTTGCTCATCTAAAGAACGTGACCTTCACTGGTTTTCTACACGGAGAAGAGCTTGCCAGGGCCTATGCTTCTGCAGACGCCTTTATGTTTCCTTCAACAACGGAAACATTAGGCCTCGTTATTCTTGAAGCGATGGCAAGCGGTCTTCCCGTCATAGCCGCAGAATCAGGTCCAACGAACGAACAAGTTGAAGATGGTTCAACTGGTCTTCTCTACCGTTCAGGTACTAACGGTAATCTGACTGAAGTCATTAATCGCCTTCAAGAGTCAGGACTACTAAAAAAAATGTCGAAAGAAGCGTACGAGCATTCTAGAGATTATGGATGGCGCGGGCCTGCCCAGCAGCTACTTGATTTCTATGAGTCTGCTATTGAACAGAAACAAGAAAAGCAGCAACAAGCGATCCAATAG